One window from the genome of Bacillus alveayuensis encodes:
- a CDS encoding CRISPR-associated protein Csd1 (product_source=KO:K19117; ko=KO:K19117; pfam=PF09709; tigrfam=TIGR01863), with protein MEKKHNEQEYTLLPISHTTQTAHIEVNITEDGQFHSATVIKEVTVIPCTEDAANRTSTKIAPYPLHDKLSYVAGDFVTYGGKIKKEELFSYYIQQLKDWAESPYATKKVKSIYNYLSQKRLIKDLVDANVLYLDPNGHLIHKWDKKYESLYGSKPPIFSVISAGVESAFVRFNVYSPRTILTKVWNDPEMYDSFISYYKDLLKNNDEDFCYVTGKKLPVTDKHANKIRNAGDKAKLISANDTSGFTFRGRFHESNEVASISYDVSQKAHNALKWLINRQGKIFDQRVFLVWGNDEITLPDPTEDTFAIHPMPLEKKERKSFTNQEFANEVVKALEGYKANLTAKSEVNILILDSATPGRLAVLYYRNMDRELYLQRLVEWHSTCAWLHRYRKDEEKKTVQFYGAPATKDIAFAAYGPNANDKVVKGLMERILSCIIDTKDQKIPLDIIRSAFYRASNPVAMENWEWEKTLSIACALINKQEGFNVALDTENNDRDYLFGRLLAIADVLERRALDSDETRATNAIRYMNAFSKHPARTWKTIQESIQPYQMRLGTKGLYLSKLIDEVASRIKFEDFNNKQLSGKYLLGFYSQRHALYQKSEKNTEPSNEVGGM; from the coding sequence AAGACGGGCAATTCCATTCGGCAACAGTCATTAAAGAGGTGACTGTCATCCCTTGCACAGAAGATGCCGCGAACCGGACTAGTACGAAAATAGCTCCTTATCCGCTTCACGATAAATTAAGTTATGTAGCAGGCGATTTTGTTACATATGGTGGAAAAATAAAAAAAGAAGAACTTTTTAGCTATTATATTCAACAATTGAAAGATTGGGCAGAATCGCCCTATGCAACAAAAAAAGTAAAAAGTATTTATAACTATTTAAGCCAAAAGCGGCTAATTAAAGATTTAGTGGATGCAAACGTTTTGTACTTAGATCCTAATGGGCATTTAATCCATAAATGGGATAAAAAATACGAATCTTTGTATGGGAGCAAACCGCCTATCTTTTCAGTCATTAGCGCTGGAGTGGAGAGTGCTTTTGTTCGCTTTAATGTTTATTCACCTCGTACTATATTGACAAAGGTTTGGAACGATCCTGAAATGTATGATTCATTTATTTCTTACTACAAAGACCTCTTAAAGAACAACGACGAAGATTTTTGTTATGTAACAGGGAAAAAGTTGCCGGTCACTGATAAACACGCAAACAAAATTAGAAATGCTGGCGATAAAGCTAAACTAATTTCTGCCAATGATACGAGTGGTTTTACGTTTAGGGGACGTTTCCATGAAAGTAATGAAGTGGCCAGCATTAGTTATGATGTTTCCCAAAAGGCGCATAATGCATTGAAATGGCTGATTAACAGGCAGGGAAAAATCTTTGACCAACGCGTGTTTCTTGTATGGGGAAATGATGAAATTACTCTTCCAGATCCGACAGAAGATACTTTTGCTATCCATCCCATGCCATTAGAAAAAAAAGAAAGAAAATCGTTTACGAATCAGGAATTTGCCAATGAAGTAGTCAAAGCCTTGGAGGGTTATAAAGCGAATCTGACAGCAAAGTCCGAGGTAAATATTTTAATCCTTGATTCTGCGACCCCGGGGCGTCTTGCGGTGCTTTATTATCGAAATATGGATAGGGAACTGTATTTACAACGACTGGTTGAATGGCATTCAACTTGCGCGTGGCTTCACCGTTATCGAAAAGATGAAGAAAAGAAAACGGTTCAATTTTATGGAGCTCCCGCGACTAAAGATATTGCGTTTGCTGCTTATGGGCCGAATGCAAACGATAAAGTAGTGAAAGGATTGATGGAGCGCATCTTGTCGTGCATTATCGATACGAAAGATCAAAAAATTCCTCTGGACATTATAAGAAGCGCTTTTTATCGTGCTTCAAATCCAGTGGCAATGGAAAACTGGGAATGGGAAAAAACGCTAAGTATTGCCTGTGCTTTAATTAATAAACAGGAGGGATTTAATGTGGCATTAGATACAGAAAATAACGACCGCGATTATTTATTTGGCCGTTTATTAGCAATTGCGGATGTGTTGGAAAGACGCGCTTTAGATTCCGATGAAACGCGAGCTACTAACGCCATCAGATATATGAACGCTTTTTCCAAACACCCCGCAAGAACATGGAAGACTATTCAGGAAAGTATTCAACCTTATCAAATGAGGCTTGGGACAAAAGGATTATATTTATCCAAACTAATTGATGAAGTGGCTTCTAGAATTAAATTTGAAGATTTTAATAACAAACAGTTATCTGGTAAATACCTATTAGGTTTTTATAGCCAACGACATGCATTATATCAAAAATCAGAAAAAAATACTGAACCATCTAATGAAGTAGGAGGAATGTAA
- a CDS encoding CRISPR-associated protein Csd2 (product_source=KO:K19118; cog=COG3649; ko=KO:K19118; pfam=PF05107; tigrfam=TIGR02589): protein MSILDHKIDFAVVLSVKKANPNGDPLNGNRPRQNYDGHGEISDVAIKRKIRNRLQDMGESIFVQSNDRKVDDFKSLKERAEAHPELKKIMSSKNGSSEEFAKIACQLWIDVRAFGQVFAFKGSDLSVGVRGPVSIHTATSVDPVDIVSMQITKSVNSVTNEKRSSDTMGMKHRVDFGVYVFYGSMNTQLAEKTGFTNEDALKIQQALVTLFENDSSAARPEGSMEVHKVYWWEHNSKLGQYSSAKVHRLLKIEKNVEEPKSIDDYTITLNELDGLKAVVIDGK from the coding sequence ATGTCAATCTTAGATCATAAAATTGATTTTGCTGTTGTATTATCGGTTAAAAAAGCCAATCCGAATGGAGATCCATTGAATGGAAACCGTCCGAGACAAAATTATGACGGACATGGAGAGATTTCGGATGTGGCCATTAAACGGAAAATCAGAAATCGACTGCAAGATATGGGAGAGTCCATTTTTGTTCAATCGAATGATCGAAAAGTCGATGATTTTAAAAGTTTAAAAGAGCGTGCAGAAGCACACCCGGAATTAAAGAAAATTATGAGTTCTAAAAACGGCTCAAGTGAAGAGTTTGCCAAGATAGCTTGCCAGTTATGGATAGATGTCCGGGCCTTTGGTCAAGTTTTTGCCTTTAAAGGATCCGATTTATCTGTCGGTGTTCGTGGTCCTGTTTCAATCCATACGGCAACAAGCGTCGACCCTGTTGATATTGTCAGCATGCAGATTACAAAAAGTGTAAATTCTGTAACAAATGAAAAACGCAGCTCTGACACTATGGGAATGAAGCATCGTGTTGATTTTGGTGTGTATGTTTTTTACGGCAGTATGAATACGCAATTGGCAGAAAAAACAGGATTTACAAATGAAGATGCTCTAAAAATCCAACAAGCTCTTGTTACATTGTTTGAGAATGACTCATCTGCTGCGAGACCTGAAGGAAGCATGGAAGTGCACAAAGTTTATTGGTGGGAGCACAATTCAAAACTGGGACAATATTCTTCCGCTAAAGTTCATCGTTTATTAAAAATTGAAAAAAATGTGGAAGAACCAAAATCGATTGATGATTATACGATCACTTTAAATGAGCTAGATGGTTTAAAAGCTGTGGTCATCGATGGTAAATAA
- a CDS encoding CRISPR-associated exonuclease Cas4 (product_source=KO:K07464; cog=COG1468; ko=KO:K07464; pfam=PF01930; superfamily=57652; tigrfam=TIGR00372): MVNNEEEIYLMLSGIQHFQFCRRQWALIHIEQQWEENVRTIEGQYLHRKADKPFIREKRGNKLIVRAMPVKSNELKITGVCDVVEFVKDNNGVEIVGAEGKYVAYPIEYKRGKPKINDSDVLQLTAQAMCLEEMLLCSINVGYMFYNEIKRRVEVPITLEDKNKVRSIVSEMHDYYRRKYTPKVKTGSFCKNCSLYNICVPNLMNKRTVKSYIEGKIKE, from the coding sequence ATGGTAAATAATGAGGAAGAAATTTATTTAATGTTGTCCGGTATTCAGCATTTTCAATTTTGTAGACGCCAATGGGCTCTCATTCATATTGAACAGCAATGGGAAGAAAATGTAAGAACGATTGAAGGACAATATCTTCACCGAAAAGCTGACAAGCCATTTATTCGAGAGAAGCGTGGCAATAAACTGATTGTTCGAGCAATGCCTGTAAAGTCAAATGAACTGAAAATTACCGGTGTTTGTGATGTTGTTGAATTTGTTAAAGATAATAATGGTGTAGAAATAGTGGGTGCTGAAGGAAAATATGTTGCCTATCCTATAGAATATAAACGTGGAAAGCCGAAAATAAATGATTCAGATGTTTTGCAATTAACAGCACAGGCTATGTGTTTAGAGGAAATGTTACTTTGTAGTATAAATGTTGGTTATATGTTTTACAATGAAATAAAACGAAGAGTCGAAGTTCCGATCACTTTAGAGGATAAAAATAAAGTAAGGTCGATTGTTTCAGAAATGCATGATTATTATAGACGCAAATATACACCTAAAGTAAAAACTGGATCTTTTTGTAAAAACTGTTCACTCTATAATATTTGTGTACCAAATTTAATGAATAAGCGGACTGTAAAAAGTTATATTGAAGGAAAGATTAAAGAATGA